A genomic segment from Cyprinus carpio isolate SPL01 chromosome A22, ASM1834038v1, whole genome shotgun sequence encodes:
- the LOC109055491 gene encoding class I histocompatibility antigen, F10 alpha chain-like, translating into MLKSFSSALRRLHIKLDGQQIDYYDSEIKKLIPKQDWMKEFASGDRWKDYTEIRERVHVNISVIMQRFNQPRGVHTYQRMYGCEWDDETGDSRGFDEYSYDGERFISLDLKEIRYTEYVPQAEPTVMKWNNGKEQLDILKQYYDYECVYWLKELVHFSRATFKKTSIVPELTGQSLKEPILRKQV; encoded by the exons ATGCTAAAGAGTTTTAGCAGCGCTCTTCGAAGACTACACATAAA ACTGGATGGACAGCAGATTGATTATTATGACAGTGAGATAAAGAAGCTGATTCCCAAACAGGACTGGATGAAGGAGTTTGCCTCTGGAGACAGATGGAAAGATTACACTGAGATCAGAGAACGAGTGCA TGTTAACATTAGTGTTATAATGCAGCGATTCAATCAGCCACGTG GTGTTCACACATATCAGAGGATGTACGGATGTGAGTGGGATGATGAGACTGGAGACTCACGTGGGTTTGATGAGTACAGTTATGATGGAGAGCGTTTCATCTCACTGGACCTGAAGGAGATCAGATACACTGAATATGTACCGCAAGCAGAACCCACAGTGATGAAGTGGAACAATGGCAAAGAACAGCTTGATATTCTGAAACAATACTATGATTATGAGTGTGTTTACTGGCTGAAAGAGCTTGTACATTTCTCTAGAGCTACTTTTAAGAAAACAAGTATAGTACCAGAATTAACAGGACAGAGTTTGAAAGAGCcaattttaagaaaacaagtaTAG